Below is a window of Terriglobia bacterium DNA.
TGCCTGCGGATGGTGCACGATAATCGCCGACGTCGATTGCTCCGGCTCCATGTGGAAACCGCTGGTCAGCCGAACGCCAATGTTTTCTTCCGGCTTCAGCAGCGCAAATAGCTTGGTCTGGTCTTCCAGGTTCGGGCACGCGGGATAGCCAAATGAATAGCGCGACCCGCGATACTTCTGGTGAAATAAATCACCGACTCGCGTCGCGTCTTCTCCGGCGATTCCCAGTTCTTCTCTCACCTGCTTGTGGAACAACTCCGCCAGCGCCTCTGCCGTCTCGACGCTCAGACCGTGCAGGTACAGATACTTGGTAAACTCGCCGGCGTCAAAGAGTTTTTTAGTCTCCTGTGAAGCACGGCTGCCGATCGTCACCACAGAAAGACCGATCACATCCAGCTTGCCCGAATCTTTGGGCTCAAAGAAATCAGCAATGGACAGCTTCCGTCCTTCGCGCTGCCGCGGGAATGTAAACTTCGCAATCACGTTGCGCGTCTCTGGCGTATCGAAAAGCAGCACATCGTTGCCATCGGCGACACAGGCAAAGTAGCCATAGACGACCTTGGGTTCAAACCAGCCTTTCTCCGCCACTTCTTTCTGCAACTCTGACAGCACCGGAATATATTTTTCTTCCACAATTCTCAGATAATCCGCCTGTGACGCGGTCTTCAGCTGCCACTGGTTCTTGAACAGCGCCGTGTGGTTGATGTACTGGAAGACTTCATTCAAGTCAAAGTTCCTGCGCACGCGCACGCCGTAAAACGGAGGCGCAGGAATATTTGGCGGCGGCGGCACCACCGCCGAGCGCTCCGTGCTGCTGGAGCCTTCTGCCCCGGCAATCATCGTAGTCTTGGCGAACTCCTTCACCGTGCGCCCTTCCTCCAAGCGTTTTTCCCGCGCCCCATTGCTTGAAGTCAGGTCATCCATCAGGTGCAAGCCTGTAAACGCGTCATCGGCGTAGAACACTGAGTTCGAGTATTCGCGCCGCAGATCGTCTTCCACGTATTTGCGCGTAAGCGCAGCGCCGCCGCAGATCACTGGATAATCCAGCGCCTGCGCCTGCAAATCCTGGATCACATACTTCATTTCCAGCGTCGACTTCACCAGCAGTCCGCTCAACCCAATGGCATGCGCGCCATGCTGCTTGGCCGCGGCTATGATCGAATCGGATGGCTGCTTAATCCCCAGGTTCACCACCTTGTAGCCGTTGTTGGTAAGAATAATGTCAACCAGGTTTTTGCCGATATCGTGGACATCGCCCTTCACCGTGGCCAGCACCAGCGTGCCTTTCTGGTTGCCTTCTTTCTTCTCCATCTTGGGCTCAAGATATGCCACGGCTTGCTTCATCACCCCGGCTGAATCCAGCACTGAAGGCAGCTGCATCTTGCGCGCGCCAAACAACTCGCCAACGGTCTTCATGCCGTCCAGCAGGACCGTGTTGATGATCTCCAGCGGCGAATACTTTTGCAGTGCATCGTCCAGTATCTGCTCCAGCGTCTGCTTCTGCGCGCCATCGCCCAGCGCCTTTTCGCCATTGATAATGCAGCGCTTCAGCTTGTCTTCAACTGAAAGTGTTTCCAGCGGCGCGGCGTCCACCTGCGGCTGCTTGTCCAGGCCGGTAAAATGCTGCATGTAAATCTGCAGCGGATCGCCCGCCGACTTGTCGTAATAAATCAGCTTCCGCGCCAGGTCCACTTCAACCTGCGGGATCTTATATAGAGGATAGATTTTGGCGTAGTTCACAATCGCCATATCTAGCCCATAATCCACCGCTTCTTTCATGAACACGCTGTTCAGCACGCGCCGCGCGTAAGTATTCAGCCCAAACGAAATATTGCTCACGCCCAGGATCGTCTTCACTTCCGGCAACTCTTGCTTGATGCCTTTGATCGCGTTCAGCGTCTCCATGCCCGCCGTGCGATAGTCGTCCTGGCCGGTTGAAATCGGCAGCGTCAGCGCGTCAAAGATCAGGTCGATCGGACGAATGCCATATTTCTCCGTGGCCAGCTTGAAAATCCTTTTGGCGACTGCGACTTTCTTCTCCGCCGTCAGCGCCATGCCGTCTTCGTCAATCGTCAGTGCGATCACCGCTGCGCCGTACTTCTTCGCCATTGGCAGCACTTTGGCCGTGCGTTTCTCGCCGTCTTCAAGATTAATGGAGTTGATAATCGCCTTGCCGGGAATGCGCTTCAGCGCTTCTTCAATCACGTCGGCTTCGGTGGAGTCCACCAGCACCGGTGCGGGCACGCGCGTGGCCACCTTCTCGAGGATCGAAGTCATATAGCCCTTTTCGTCCTCGCCCACAATGGCCGTGCACAGGTCCAGCATGTGCGAGCCTTCCGCCACCAGCTTTTTCGCTAGCGCCAGAATGTCATCATACTTGCCTTCGCGGACCATGTTCTTGAAGGCTTCCACCCGCGTGGTGGTATTCATCTCTTCGGCCACGATCAGCGGCTTGGGATCAAGGTCCAGCGGCATGGTGCTGTAGGCGCTTGATGCCGAAGGCGTCACTTGCACTTCGCGCTTCGCCGGCTCCAGGTTCGCGCAGAGATCAGCCACGGCTTTGATGTGCTGCGGATTAGTGCCGCAGCATCCGCCCACGATCCGGACACCATATTCGGTAATGAATTTCTTGTGCCATTCCGCAAGGCTCTGCGGCGTCAACCGGTAATGTGCCACGCCTCCTACGTTCTCCGGCAGGCCGGCGTTTGGCAGGATTGAGATTTCCTTCGGCGCGTTGTGCGCCAGATAGCGCACCGCGTCGTTCATTTCTTTGGGACCGGTCGCGCAGTTCAGGCCAATAATTTCACAATCAAAAGGCTCCAGCGCCGTCTCTGCCGCGCCAATTTCGGTGCCCAGCAGCATGGTGCCGGACTCCTGCAACGTCACCTGCGCCTGCACAGGAATGCGTTTGCCCCGCTGCTTCATCGCTTCAAACGCCGCAGCCACGGAAACTTTGGTCTGCAGAATGTCCTGGCAGGTTTCAATCAGCAGAATGTCCACGCCGCCATCAATCAGCCCCAGGGATTGCTCCAGATAGGCATTAAACATGTCGTCATAGCTGATCTGTCCCAGCGACGGAAGCTTGGTTCCCGGCCCAATCGATCCCGCAACGTACCGAGGCTTGCCATTGGCGGAAAAGTCATGCGCCACTTCGCGCGCCAGCTCGGCCGCGCGCTTGTTGATCTCATGGACTTTGTCGGCCAGGTCAAACTCGCCCAGCACAATGCGCGTGCCGCCAAACGTGTTGGTCTCAACCACGTCGGCCCCGGCCTTGAAATAAGCAGCGTGAATATCTTTGATTATGTCGGGCCGGCTCAGCACCAGCACTTCAGAGCAATTCTCCTTGCCCCAGAAGTCATCCATGGAAGGATGGCGCTCCTGAATCTCCGTGCCCATGGCGCCGTCATAGATAACAACGCGCTCGCGAACTGTCTCTAGAAATGATTTCATTTGTCTTAAATGTTGCGCCGCAAAATCGCGGCGCCTCAACTTGTCTTCGTGAGCGAGCGGCCCGGCCGTGGACCGAACGACCCAAACCAGGCGAAGCCTTCTCCTCAGTCAGGGTTCCCGCTTATTGTAAGGGTTACGATTCGGCCTTACCCTCTATCTCCCATTAGTCCTGTCGATTCCATTCCTGATCTGCGTATATCTGCGTTAATCTGCGGCGAGGTTCGGGGGTTTGAAACGGCGATCTTTACCTCCTGCCCCTCCCTTGGTATCCCACTGCATTCCAAGCCATCTCAGGATTGGCGTAGGTTTGTGAGGTGCACCCCCAGGGTCTCTGTCTCACTTTGGGGTGCAGCACAAGGCCGCGCCCCATCCTCCCCCTCCACCTCAATTAGGATTCCAAAGCACTTAGCGCACATCATCCCAAGGGCATCCCAGACTCGAGATCACCACCACAAATGAGCCTAAACCACTGCAATTAAATGAGTTAATCTAGCATGAGGCACCACGAAAGTCAAGCGAAACGAGCACTGTTGGCAGGGAAAAGCAGGTCTCATCCCCCCTGCTCAGCTCACGTCTGATATCGCCACCCCATGCCCGGGCTGAATAAGAAATCATGAAATTTGCCCGTTATACCTTCAAGCGCCACAGAGGGACAATCTGCGCCCAGTGGCGCATCTCATGCACCAGCACATGGACGATGATTTTCTTCGGCGTCACTCTCAGCACCGAATTCATCAGCTTGACCTCGAAAGGGACATCCCATTTCTCGACCGGAAACGCTTCAACAAAACCTTTTAGCTCTCGCCGGGTTTCATCACCAAACTGGAAAAGCGCTTAAAGATTATCCACCGGCACGGAGCTTGTGTCGGTTAGGGATCGTCCCCCAGCCGCTCGACGTACCGGTAATCCGCGGAAAAATGTGCAATTCGCCTACGGTCGAAAAGCGACCGTCACCAAGATTGCTATGCCGCATTTCTAATCAGTATCATCCGTGTTCATCAAATGGTAAGGTTTCGGCTCTTCTCCGTGCCTCAGTGTCTGCGTGGCAGGTTTACAATCTGTTGCCATGAGATTCTTCCGTCGCTTACACCTGATTCTGTTCCTTGCCGCAGCAACGGCCGCCGGCTTTCTGGTCAATTCTGTTCACGCCGCCACACAGGCCTCGGTAGAGGCCCAAACCAAGGAAGCCCAGGCCGTCCTGGCTCCGATAACGGCAATGTTTGACGCCATGGCAAAACATGACGCGACGGCATTCAAGAAGCCGTTGCTGCCCGGCGGCGGCATGGTGTTGATGCGCGACGGCAAGCCCACCCAATTGACCTTTGACGCTTTTGCCGACATCGTGGGCAAACCCGGAAAGGCACAGATTGAAGAGCGCATTCACGATCCACTGGTGCGCATCGATAACGACCTGGCCGTGGTGTGGGCGCCGTTTGATTTCCTGGTGGACGGCAAGGTGGACCACTGCGGAACGGATTTGTTCAATCTTGTCCGCACGGACGGCAAATGGGTGATTGCCAGCGTGGCAGATACTGGGCGGAAGGATTGTGTGGGCAAATAGGAAGAGCGGAAGCGACCCTCGATTGCAAGCCCGAAGGGCGAATATTCTAGCCCATGCATAACCCCATCCTTTCGCAAAGAACACGAAAGGATGGGTACTGGACAGGCGAATGCGTCCTCTCTTTAACGTAGGGATGGTGGTGGACTGGGACAGAAACAGGGGACTGGACTAGTTCCGTCGTAGCACTCTGGAGGACAACCAACAAATGTCTTCGTACCAGCCGATAGCTGGGCCGGGAGCGTTGTTACAAGAATCACTGCCGCTAGGATGCAAAATCGAATTGCTTGAGCTGCCGTTCTCTTCTTTGGCATGGGTTCCCTTTCTGTTTTTCATTCAATGCAACTGATGCGTGTTCAAAATGAGCGTCAAAAGATCGCATTAGCGCATTCCAATCATCCTCGTTGAGGTATGTAGCTGTATCAAGAAAAAAACAGCTCTCACGCAGTATCAATTCCCAAAAGGGTATTCCTCATTTCGGTCGCTTCCTGCCAATAAGCCTTATGGCCTAAGCAAGGTTTCAAGTATCGGAGCTGTGCGCAGGGCCTGCAACGAATTCATGACGTGCCCGGTTGAGCGTCGGCGTAGAATATTCACGAGTCTCCCATGACCACCATTCCACAACCCGAACTTGCTCCAGCTCACCCAAACGCTCAGTCAGGCCAGCAATTTGCCGTTCAAAATCCGGCCACGCAGGAAATCATTGGCACGCTGCCGAACATGGCGGCGAACCAGATAGCTGAAGCTGTGGCCAAAGCAGCCGCTGCGCAAGTTCGCTGGGCTGCGACGCCTGTCCGGGATCGTATGCGCATTCTGGGGCGCTTTGCCGAGCTGCTATGCGACCAGAAAGATTCCGTCGCCGCCGTGATCAGCCGCGAGGCCGGAAAGCCCGAGACGGAAGCGATGTCCACGGAAGTAATGGTTGTGCTGGACACGGTGAAGTATCTCCAGAACCATGTGCCGGCGTTTCTAAAACCTGAGCCGGTGCCGCACGGAAATCCCGTGATGAAGCTCAAGGCCGGCACGCTGCTGCGCGAGCCTTACGGAGTTGTGGGCATCATCAGCCCGTGGAACTATCCGTTCAATCTGCCGTCGATTCAGACGCTGACAGCGCTGGCCACGGGCAACGCCGTTGTGCTGAAGCCGTCAGAATTTACGCCGTACTCGTCGCTGGAGCTGGAAAAGCTATTGCGCGCGGCGGGCCTTGACCCCGACTTGCTTCAGGTGATCACCGGTGAGGGCGCCACCGGAGCAGCGCTGCTTGCGGCGAACGTACAGAAAATTGTCTTTACCGGAAGCGTGGCCACCGGCAAGCGCGTAGCCCAGGCCGCCGCAGCCCGGTTGCTGCCTGTGGTGCTGGAGTTGGGCGGCAAAGATCCGATGATCGTGCTGGAAGATGCCGACGTTGACGTGGCATCGAGTGCCGCGGTGTGGGGCGCGTTCATGAATGCAGGACAGACTTGTCTATCGGTCGAGCGCTGCTACGTGCAGGAAAAAATCTATCCCAAGTTTCTGGAGAAGTGCGTTGAGAAGACAAACAAACTCCGCATCGGTCCAGGTACGGATCCAAACATTGATGCCGGCCCCATGATCCATGAACGCCAGCTCGGCATCGTTCAATCGCATGTGGAAGACGCTGTGGCCCACGGCGCGCGGCTGCTGGCCGGCGGCAAGCCGCTGGCACAGCTTGGTCCAAACTTTTTTGCGCCTACCATCCTGGCAGACGTGGACCACTCCATGAAGATCATGCGCGAAGAAACCTTTGGCCCGGTGCTGCCGGTGTGCAGTTTCAAGACAGAAGACGAAGCCGTGGCGCTGGCCAATGATTCCGAATACGGCCTGGCGGCCTGCGTCTTTACCAACGACCGCAAACGTGGTGAGGCGCTGGCGCGGCGCGTACAGGCCGGCACCGTAATGGTGAACGATGTGCTGACCTGCTTTGGCATCAGTGAAGCGCCGCACGGCGGCATCAAGGCCAGCGGGATTGGCCGCACGCACGGCCGGTTTGGCCTGGAAGAAATGGTTTGGCCCAAGTACGTGGATTCAGACCGTATGCCGCGCATGAAAAAGCTCTGGTGGTATGGATACGGCCCTGCCTTCGGGCAGCAGATGGGCGGGTTCATTGAACTGCTGTTCGCAAAAGGATTAATAAAACGCCTGCGTGGAGGGGTGAAAAGCACAAAATCATATCTTCGTCGGCGACTTCTTTAGGCGTAAAATCGGCTTTGAGGCAGCGGGGCCTAATAAAGTAATGTTGAAACACTCTCATTTGATTTACGACTGGAATTCCCTTCCCGGAACCGAATCTGCGCCTAAACAACGTGTCATGCTGGACGATGAGTCGCTGCGCGACGGCCTGCAGTCGCCTTCAGTCAAAGATCCGCACATCGACGAAAAAATCAAGATCCTGCACCTGATGGAAGACCTCGGTATTGACCTTGTCGATATCGGCTTGCCCGGCGCCGGTCCGCGCGCGGTGGCGGACGTGGAGCTGCTGGCGCGGGAAATCGCAAGCTGCCGGATGAAGATCAAGCCGAACTGCGCCGCCCGCACCCATGAGAACGACATTCGTCCGGTGGCGGAAATCTCTCAGCGCGCCGGCATACCGATTGAAGTTGCGTGCTTCCTGGGCTCCAGCCCCATCCGCCGGTTCACAGAAAACTGGACTGACGACTTCCTGTTCCGCACCACGGAAAAAGCCGTGACCTACGCAAAGTCTCTTGGCCTGGAAGTGATGTACGTAACGGAGGACACTTCCCGCTGCGATCCTGAGACGGTGAAGCGGCTCTACACGACGGCCATTAACAGCGGCGCGACGGCTATCGTAATTTGCGATACCGTGGGCCATGCGACGCCCAGCGGCGTGCAGGCGCTGATCCGCTTTGTGCTGGACGAAGTGGTGAAGCCTTCAGGACAGAAAATCCGTGTAGATTGGCATGGCCACTCTGATCGAGGGCTGGCTGTCGCCAACTCTCTGGCTGCGCTGGCGGCCGGCGCGGACTGCGTTCACGGCACGGCGCTTGGCATCGGCGAACGCGTGGGGAATACGCAGATCGACCAGATGCTGGTGAACCTGAAGCTGATGGGCGTTTCACCCTGGGCAGAGCAGGACCTGACAAAGCTGAAGGAATACTGCATGACCGTCTCGGAAGCCACGGGCGTGCCGATCCCTCGCAATTATCCCGTGATGGGAGAAGATGCCTTTCGTACAGCGACGGGAGTACATGCCGCGGCTGTTATTAAGGCATTCCGCAAAGGCGATATTGAGCTGGCTAATTCCGTCTACTCCGGTGTACCCTCTCATTACTTCGGCCTGGAACAAATCATTGAGATTGGCCCCATGTCGGGCAAGTCAAACGTGATCTTCTGGCTGGAGCGCAAAGGTATCCCCGCCTCTGAGGAGCTGGTGGACCGCATCTTTCAGCGGGCCAAAGCTTCAGACCGCTGCCTTACGGAAGAGGAAATCCTGGCGTGCTGCCAAAAGGTTCCAGCCAATACTTAGCCGTGTTAGAGAGTGATTGGCGGCCCCATCGGCGCAACGCAACTATTTTCCGCGGCGCGGGTTTCTTGTAATAACACTCTGAACTTCCCTTTAAAGGAGAAAGAATGAAGAAGCTATTCACAATCGCGTGCACTCTGGTACTTGGCGGCGCTCTGGCCTTTGCTCAAACAGGCAGCACCACCAGCGGACAGACTCCATCTGGCGACCAGACAAAGAGCAGCACTTCGACCACCACCACCAAGAAGCATCACAAACATGGCGCCAAGAAGTCGAAAAAAGGAAAGAAATCTACTGAGGCAACTCCGGCTCCAGCAGCCAGCCCATCACCGAAATAAACTGTTATTCATCGTTACCCAAGCGGCCTCACGCAGGGGCCGCTTTTTTACGCCTCACAAGAATGCTTTCCTTTTTCCAGCTTCTCTGCTTAAAATGTTGCGCAAACAATTCTTTACAGAGTTGAAGGATTTCAAAAAACTGATGTCCCTCTGAAGGAGACGAATGAAGAAGCTACTTACAATCGCGTTTACACTGCTGCTCGGCGCTACCCTGTCGTTCGCACAGGCTGGTGGCGGGTCCACAGACAAACCGGCAGGCGACAAGACCGCAACGACCAAATCCGGCAAGAAAACGATGCACCACAAGGGCGGCAAGAAGTCCAAGAAAAAATCCGGCAGCACCACTACCCCGCCCCCGAAATAGGCTTTCCTTGAAAGTTTGTAGATTAAAGCGGCCCAGTGCGGCCGCTTTGTTTTGGTTTGAATTGGCCTTGGCGCTCAAAGCCTGATATCGCAATACCAGCTTCATTTCAGGGCGCGGCGGGTTATATAGTTAAACATTAAGAGATGGCCACCCGCCCACCGATCCCTGACACCTCGCGAATTTCCGCCCAGCGCGAGATCGCCCGCATCGCGGAGATGCGGAGCGTGCACGCCGCTTTTGCCTATCTCCACAATCAGGAACTCGAGTTTCGCCGCTGGCAGCGTGAGCTTACTGAAATCCCAGCTCCCCCGTTTGGCGAGGCTGCCCGCGCCGAATGGTTGCGGCAGAGATTTACCGCGCTCGGGCTTGAAAACATTCAGGTGGACAGACTCGGAAACGTATTGGGACTGCTCAATAGCGGGTTGGCTGCGCCACTGATCGGCATCAGCGCGCACCTCGATACCGTCTTTCCTCAGGGCACCGCGCTGCAAACGCGTGAAGAAGCCAACAGGCTTTATGGTCCCGGCATCAGTGACAATGCAGCCGGAGTAACGGCTCTTCTGGCTATCGCTCATGCGTTGAAACGAACACAGCTCAAACCGGCAACCAACATCGTTTTCATCGGCAACGTGGGGGAAGAAGGTGAAGGCAATCTTCGCGGCATGCGGCATCTCTTCGCGGCCTCTCCGTGGCGCGACTCTATACAATCACTGCTTGTGATCGACGGCGCAGGCACTGATACATACGTCAATCAGGCGTTGGGAAGCCGGCGCTTTGAGATCACATTTCGCGGTCCGGGCGGCCATTCCTGGAGCGACTTCGGCGTCCCCAACCCTATCATTCTTCTCTCGCGCGCACTGGCCCGCTTTAGTGACGTGCAGGCGCCGGAATCTCCTCGCACTACATTCAATGTCGGCGTGATTTCGGGCGGGACATCGGTCAACTCAATTCCTGAATCGGCAACGGCGCGTGTTGATCTCCGCTCTGCATCCATGGAAGAGCTGCAAAAGCTTGAAGATCGTCTGCGCGAATGCATTGCTGAAGCCTGGCGGGAAGCGCCTTTGTCGCATCGTTCCGGCGAACTCAAGGTCACGCTGGCCATTGAGAGCATTGGCGACCGCCCTGCTGCCGAGCTGCCGCCTGATGCTCGCATCCTGCAGTTTGTCCGCGCCGCGGACAAGCATCTGCGGATTGAATCTTTTGCCCGGCTGGCTTCCACTGACGCCAACGTTCCTCTCGCGCTGGGGATTGAGGCGACCACAATCGGCGCCGGCGGTGACGGCGGCGGCGCGCACACGCTGCGCGAATGGTTCGATTGCAGCAATCGTGACCTTGGACTCAAGCGCATTCTGTTAGTCTTGATGGCTCTTACCGGAGTGCAGGAATGAAAATTCTTTTAGCTGTCTTGATGGTGCTAACCATGGCAAGTTTGTCGTCTGCGCAACAAACGCAAACACCCGCCGATGTCATTTTCGTGAATGGCGATATCTACCGAACCGCTGCACAGGTGGCAAGCTTAACGGCAAGCGGTGCGCCGCAGGCCCCCTTCGCCCGGGTTCAGGCAGTGGCAGTTGCCGGCGGCGAGATCGTCGCCGTGGGTTCGAATGAAGAAGTCCAGAAGCTCAAAGGCCCTAATACCCAGGTTGTCGATCTTGGCGGGCACTTTGTGATGCCTGGCTTCAATGACGCGCACGTCCATCTCGGCTCGGGCGGATTTGAAAAGCTGAACGTAAACCTGGTCGGCTCCAAATCGCTCGACGAGATGAAGCAGCGGATCGCCGCCCGTGTGAAGACCGCCGCGCCGGGCGAATGGATCCAGGGCCGCGGCTGGGACCACACTCTCTGGGCGGAGCAGAAGACGCCTGTGCGCAGCGATATCGACTCCGTCACCGGCGACCATCCCGCCATTTTCAATCGCGTTGACGGACACATTGCCATTGCCAACAGCGTAGCGCTCAAAGCCGCAGGCATTACAGCGCAGACACCTGATCCACACGGCGGCAAGATTGATCGCGACGACAAAGGCGAGCCGACCGGCATTCTGCGTGAGACGGCCATGGGGTTGGTCGGCGACAAGATCCCGCCACCCACCGCTGCGCAGCGCCGCAAAGCCGCAGAACTTGCGCTTGAAGACGCCGCGCGCTCTGGCATCACCTCCGCCCAGGACAACTCTGACTGGGAAGACTTCCTCACCTATGAGCAGATGGAAAAAGAGGGTAAGCTGACCCTCCGCATCTCGGAGTGGCTCCCCTTCGACGCGCCGGTGGAGCAGTTGATCAAGATGCGCCAGCACCATCCTAAGGAGGACCCCATGCTGCACACCACCATGCTCAAGGGCTTTATGGATGGATCACTTGGCTCGCGCACCGCCGCCATGCTCGCGCCCTACACCGACGATCCAAAAAACTCCGGCATTCCCCGCTATGAACAAGACAAGCTGGATGCCAAGGCCGCCGAGCGCGCCGGCGCCGGCTTTCAGATGGGATTCCACGCCATCGGCGACCGCGGCGCACGCATGGCCCTTGATGCCTTTGCCTATGCGGAGCAAAAAAGCAACAACAAGAAACTCCGCTTCCGCATTGAGCACGATCAGGTCATCGCGCCGGAAGATTTTAAGAAATTCAAAGATCTCGGCGTGATTGCCTCCGTGCAACCCAACCATCTGCTCACAGACATGAATTGGGCTGAATCACACCTGGGAACAGAACGTGCCAAACACTCGTATCCCTGGGCGGAATTTGAATCGAACGGAATTATCATGGCGTTCGGGACTGACTATCCCGTTGAGCCCATCACGCCCTTCCGCGGTCTGTACGCCGCTGTAACCCGCAAGAATGAAGCCGGGACCAAAGAGTATTACCCGGAGCAGAAAATCAGCATGCAGCACGCCATC
It encodes the following:
- the metH gene encoding methionine synthase, with product MKSFLETVRERVVIYDGAMGTEIQERHPSMDDFWGKENCSEVLVLSRPDIIKDIHAAYFKAGADVVETNTFGGTRIVLGEFDLADKVHEINKRAAELAREVAHDFSANGKPRYVAGSIGPGTKLPSLGQISYDDMFNAYLEQSLGLIDGGVDILLIETCQDILQTKVSVAAAFEAMKQRGKRIPVQAQVTLQESGTMLLGTEIGAAETALEPFDCEIIGLNCATGPKEMNDAVRYLAHNAPKEISILPNAGLPENVGGVAHYRLTPQSLAEWHKKFITEYGVRIVGGCCGTNPQHIKAVADLCANLEPAKREVQVTPSASSAYSTMPLDLDPKPLIVAEEMNTTTRVEAFKNMVREGKYDDILALAKKLVAEGSHMLDLCTAIVGEDEKGYMTSILEKVATRVPAPVLVDSTEADVIEEALKRIPGKAIINSINLEDGEKRTAKVLPMAKKYGAAVIALTIDEDGMALTAEKKVAVAKRIFKLATEKYGIRPIDLIFDALTLPISTGQDDYRTAGMETLNAIKGIKQELPEVKTILGVSNISFGLNTYARRVLNSVFMKEAVDYGLDMAIVNYAKIYPLYKIPQVEVDLARKLIYYDKSAGDPLQIYMQHFTGLDKQPQVDAAPLETLSVEDKLKRCIINGEKALGDGAQKQTLEQILDDALQKYSPLEIINTVLLDGMKTVGELFGARKMQLPSVLDSAGVMKQAVAYLEPKMEKKEGNQKGTLVLATVKGDVHDIGKNLVDIILTNNGYKVVNLGIKQPSDSIIAAAKQHGAHAIGLSGLLVKSTLEMKYVIQDLQAQALDYPVICGGAALTRKYVEDDLRREYSNSVFYADDAFTGLHLMDDLTSSNGAREKRLEEGRTVKEFAKTTMIAGAEGSSSTERSAVVPPPPNIPAPPFYGVRVRRNFDLNEVFQYINHTALFKNQWQLKTASQADYLRIVEEKYIPVLSELQKEVAEKGWFEPKVVYGYFACVADGNDVLLFDTPETRNVIAKFTFPRQREGRKLSIADFFEPKDSGKLDVIGLSVVTIGSRASQETKKLFDAGEFTKYLYLHGLSVETAEALAELFHKQVREELGIAGEDATRVGDLFHQKYRGSRYSFGYPACPNLEDQTKLFALLKPEENIGVRLTSGFHMEPEQSTSAIIVHHPQAKYFVV
- a CDS encoding nuclear transport factor 2 family protein — translated: MRFFRRLHLILFLAAATAAGFLVNSVHAATQASVEAQTKEAQAVLAPITAMFDAMAKHDATAFKKPLLPGGGMVLMRDGKPTQLTFDAFADIVGKPGKAQIEERIHDPLVRIDNDLAVVWAPFDFLVDGKVDHCGTDLFNLVRTDGKWVIASVADTGRKDCVGK
- a CDS encoding aldehyde dehydrogenase family protein produces the protein MTTIPQPELAPAHPNAQSGQQFAVQNPATQEIIGTLPNMAANQIAEAVAKAAAAQVRWAATPVRDRMRILGRFAELLCDQKDSVAAVISREAGKPETEAMSTEVMVVLDTVKYLQNHVPAFLKPEPVPHGNPVMKLKAGTLLREPYGVVGIISPWNYPFNLPSIQTLTALATGNAVVLKPSEFTPYSSLELEKLLRAAGLDPDLLQVITGEGATGAALLAANVQKIVFTGSVATGKRVAQAAAARLLPVVLELGGKDPMIVLEDADVDVASSAAVWGAFMNAGQTCLSVERCYVQEKIYPKFLEKCVEKTNKLRIGPGTDPNIDAGPMIHERQLGIVQSHVEDAVAHGARLLAGGKPLAQLGPNFFAPTILADVDHSMKIMREETFGPVLPVCSFKTEDEAVALANDSEYGLAACVFTNDRKRGEALARRVQAGTVMVNDVLTCFGISEAPHGGIKASGIGRTHGRFGLEEMVWPKYVDSDRMPRMKKLWWYGYGPAFGQQMGGFIELLFAKGLIKRLRGGVKSTKSYLRRRLL
- a CDS encoding LeuA family protein, with translation MLDDESLRDGLQSPSVKDPHIDEKIKILHLMEDLGIDLVDIGLPGAGPRAVADVELLAREIASCRMKIKPNCAARTHENDIRPVAEISQRAGIPIEVACFLGSSPIRRFTENWTDDFLFRTTEKAVTYAKSLGLEVMYVTEDTSRCDPETVKRLYTTAINSGATAIVICDTVGHATPSGVQALIRFVLDEVVKPSGQKIRVDWHGHSDRGLAVANSLAALAAGADCVHGTALGIGERVGNTQIDQMLVNLKLMGVSPWAEQDLTKLKEYCMTVSEATGVPIPRNYPVMGEDAFRTATGVHAAAVIKAFRKGDIELANSVYSGVPSHYFGLEQIIEIGPMSGKSNVIFWLERKGIPASEELVDRIFQRAKASDRCLTEEEILACCQKVPANT
- a CDS encoding M20/M25/M40 family metallo-hydrolase, with product MATRPPIPDTSRISAQREIARIAEMRSVHAAFAYLHNQELEFRRWQRELTEIPAPPFGEAARAEWLRQRFTALGLENIQVDRLGNVLGLLNSGLAAPLIGISAHLDTVFPQGTALQTREEANRLYGPGISDNAAGVTALLAIAHALKRTQLKPATNIVFIGNVGEEGEGNLRGMRHLFAASPWRDSIQSLLVIDGAGTDTYVNQALGSRRFEITFRGPGGHSWSDFGVPNPIILLSRALARFSDVQAPESPRTTFNVGVISGGTSVNSIPESATARVDLRSASMEELQKLEDRLRECIAEAWREAPLSHRSGELKVTLAIESIGDRPAAELPPDARILQFVRAADKHLRIESFARLASTDANVPLALGIEATTIGAGGDGGGAHTLREWFDCSNRDLGLKRILLVLMALTGVQE
- a CDS encoding amidohydrolase; amino-acid sequence: MKILLAVLMVLTMASLSSAQQTQTPADVIFVNGDIYRTAAQVASLTASGAPQAPFARVQAVAVAGGEIVAVGSNEEVQKLKGPNTQVVDLGGHFVMPGFNDAHVHLGSGGFEKLNVNLVGSKSLDEMKQRIAARVKTAAPGEWIQGRGWDHTLWAEQKTPVRSDIDSVTGDHPAIFNRVDGHIAIANSVALKAAGITAQTPDPHGGKIDRDDKGEPTGILRETAMGLVGDKIPPPTAAQRRKAAELALEDAARSGITSAQDNSDWEDFLTYEQMEKEGKLTLRISEWLPFDAPVEQLIKMRQHHPKEDPMLHTTMLKGFMDGSLGSRTAAMLAPYTDDPKNSGIPRYEQDKLDAKAAERAGAGFQMGFHAIGDRGARMALDAFAYAEQKSNNKKLRFRIEHDQVIAPEDFKKFKDLGVIASVQPNHLLTDMNWAESHLGTERAKHSYPWAEFESNGIIMAFGTDYPVEPITPFRGLYAAVTRKNEAGTKEYYPEQKISMQHAIFAYTVGSAIAEFAEQKKGQLQPGMLADFVVLDRDITKIAPPEILKTRVLRTVVGGKTVYEAK